The Vairimorpha necatrix chromosome 11, complete sequence genome window below encodes:
- a CDS encoding piggyBac transposable element, translated as MYGKDFFVNVYFMLFFWENLNERDIEDYLNKLQGGWLSEDDLDDQDSDDENRDTVEVIRVLQEENDDDDDDDDGDDFSI; from the exons ATGTATGgcaaagatttttttgtaaatgtttattttatgttgtttttttggGAAAACTTGAATGAAAGAGATATTGAAGATTATCTTAATAAGTTACAAGGCGGTTGGCTCTCAGAAGATGACCTCGATGACCAAGATTCCGATGATGAAAACCGCGATACTGTTGAAGTTATAAGAGTGTTGCAGGAGGAGAACGACGACGATGATGATGATGATGATGGGGATGAT TTTTCTATTTGA